The Falco biarmicus isolate bFalBia1 chromosome 1, bFalBia1.pri, whole genome shotgun sequence DNA segment ggatggggctgggagcagcccgggttggtggaaggtgtcccttgcctgtggcaggggTTTGTGACTAGGTGGTCcttaaggtcctttccaacccaaacccttctgtgattttatgaaaaaagaaaaagatcactTCTAAGGGGAAATCGATGAGGTTGACATCACATGGGTGCATCAGATGATGCAAAAGTTGATAGGGGAATCCTTTCCCTTCCCTATAGCCAGTTGTTAGGGCAGCACAGAGAGACCCCAAGTGGCATTAGGTGACACATTTAGGACTGACCCGCAGTTTTGATGTTAAGGGCACACTTGGAAAAGGCTCATACTGCTTACACGGGACTAAATACCCATGCCAGTAGCCGGGCTGCCTCCTGACTCCTCCACCCCGACAGCAGCTGCGTGGGGTGCGTTGGGGCTGATCTGGTCCCACTGTAGCACTGGCCACGAATTCCAGCCTGTTCCCCCCGTGCCGCAGGTGATCTGCCTGACCGTCCTGGCATCCGTCCGGATTTACTACCAGTACCGGCTGGCCAAGTCTGTCAccagggagctggtggtgcGAGACCCGTACGCCCTGAAGCCTGTCCGCAAGCTGATTGACGCCTGTGCCTTCAGGACCTACCGGCACTGGGTGAAGAAGGGGGAGGCGCAGAACAGAGCTGCCCTCTTCGAGAACACCTGCAAGGCTATTTTGCTGAccctggcagcagaggaagggCTGTTTTGATCACTGCTGCGTAAGCTGATGAGTTTTCTCAGATTTAAGGCGAGTAAAATCTTTGAAAACCTActggtgatttttcttttctttcgCTGGCCTTAGGTCAGGTGCAAACACAAACCCAGCAGACAGCTGTGATTTGCCCCGCTGCAAGGGAGTGGTTGGCAGAAGCCACCTCGcaacagctgcagctcccgACAGGGAAGGCTCTGTCCCGGGTGAGCCCAGCACCAGAGCGGGACCCTTTGGGGCAGTCACTGGTGGAGGAGGGATGAGCAGTGCCCAGAGCAAAGTCCTCACCCACCCCTTTGCTtggggctgctgctccagccaggtTTTGGTGGCAGAGCTCATGCCCAGCTGGTTTGTAGGGCCTTTGTGCTGGTTGCAACACCTGGGAGAGGCGGGTCACTGTTAGTGTCACCTATGCACTTGGAAAAGAGCACACACATCATTTTGCCACTGCTCAAGGGTCGGTAAAGGGGCCTTGTTTCACTTCTGGGAAGGCTCAGCAGGTGGTACAAAGCTGGGACTTCCCGAGGAGATGGGGACCGATGTACAAGTCCCCCTTATAGGGACATGCCCCCATCATTTCCCCCCGGGCAGCTGCCCCTCATGGCAGCCCCATGCTGGCACTCATGGCGGGGCTGCGGGTGTTTGCTGGCTTTGGCTGGGGTCAGAGCAGCTCTGGCCCGGTGCCACACTCACCCCTCTGCTTATTTAAAATGGACACAAAAGGAGAGCTGTAGTATCTACCGCATCAAAAGGACATTAAAGACACCCCACCCTGCCTGCCATTCCCAATCGCTGCTCCTGCCCACATGCCCTAGCACGGAAAGGAGTTTTAgctgaaagtattttaatttaaaaaactgtcTGGCTTTAATGACAGTGACTGCTGGGGGTTCATCTCCACAGGAGAAAATGCCTTCAGGTCCTCTCATGTGAGCTGCTCACAGCTCGGGTTTGGTCCGGCTTTTTTCGGCTGTGGCAGGCGGGATGTCGACAGCGCAGCGGAAGCTGAGGTTGTCGGATGCCGAGTCTGGCGTGTTCCCCATTCTcacaggggaggggggaaaaaaaaaaaaaaaaaaaaaagacccaaaatTAGCGATCCTTCCTAGTTAACGCTGACATCCTTTAATGTAACCCTCTATAACAGACAAGAAATGCCTTCCACTTCCCTTGAATACcttcaagaaaagcatttaattctAAATACTTGGTGGAAAATATACGATTTGAGAAGCAATTTGGAACGTATTTGTAGCAGGAAGATTTTTAGCAGTACCTGTAGTATGTTTTCCGAACTGCTTCTCAGAAAAATAGAGTAGGAACAAACCAatgtcttttaattttaaaaccccCTTCCAAATAAACccaaggcagaagaaaacactgcgAAACAGCGCCTGGGCATTGCCCAGACCTACCTGGTTGTAACACAAGCTTTATGATTTGCAGACCCGTCTGCAGTGTCAATCCACGAGGCACCTCTCAGGACCTGCATGTTCTGAGCGCGCTGCCTTGATGACAGCCCCGGAGTCAGGTACTCCGATGCGGTCCACTCCCAGGTGTTGCCCAGCAGGTCGTAGAGCCCTGAGACACACATGGGTTTGCATCAGGATTGAAAGAGCACATTTACAAGGGCTGCAAAAGCACTTTGGTGTGTGGGAGGGGGCGCAACGCTCAAAGCACTGCTGCAAGAGCATGGTTTAATGGTGAGACTGGGAACCAGAAGCTCTTCACTGTATTTCCAACTGAGCCCAGTTTACAAGTGGACCTTTTAACACACCTCATCGTTTCCCACCTGCGTGAGGGCATGGCATCCACTGCCCTCAAAACAATATGCTCGGGACTGTCGGGTAAATCACACTGAAGTGCAAGATAACCGACTTCTGATTCAGAGCAGGGGGTGGTTTGGTGCATCGAAGCGCACCAGGTGCACGTCAGGCAACTTCAGTAACAACCACCAATGCTTTTGCTGGGCTCAGTTATCGTATCGAGATGCTGACGTGATCCCACATCATATCTGAAACgctgccacagctgcaggaTTTTATAATTAGTGTTAATTTAGGAATGCGATGCCATCTCCCAAACCAGGGTGGGGATGCCTGCTCCGTACCATAGCTGTTCTGAGGAGGGAACGCTGCCACTGGCGAGACACCGTGATAACCGTCTTCAGCTGTGTCAACCCTTGGGAAATTGCCCTGTGAGAAGAAAGATGACTCCGAGCAAAGGGTCACCATGGCGATGACACGAAGTCCTGCTCTTCACAGGACTGTGTTACACCCAAATAATGGAAATAACTCTCCACTGCAAATTAACTATGCAGCCCTTCTGGCCGAGGGAGGAGATCAACCATCTACAGTTCTTCCCAAACTCCCTTTCCAAACAAATTTACATGTGAATTTTTGGTTACGTATGAATTCTTGGAAGCACTGAAATCCTGGTTTCCGTGGGAAGCTGGGCTGAGGCTGCTCCCTCTAAGGGTGCAGAATTTTGGTACCCTGCGTTGCTTCCCACGACCACGGCCGCCTGCTTGGGCAGCCAGGCACACTCTGTGGTCAAGTTAAACAGCGCTCTCAGAAGAGCTCAGTGTAAATGGGATGACTTTTAGGATCTTACCTGCCACAGATTTGTACGGTTTGCCTGAAACTTGTTTCCCCAGGGATACATCCTTTCtgccaaggagaaaaaaaacactcgTTACCCCCATGTCACTCCAGCCTCTGCACTTGTGTATTTTTAACCAGGCTTTTATGACTGTCCTTTTCTGCTCAGCTCGGGACACAGAGAGGGTTCTATGAATGAGGCTTGTCGGTCTAATCCCTACGGACACTGccaaggaggagaggagagaagggaaTTGGCAACAGCTTCCCTTCACAAACCATCGGTCAGGCCAGGGAGTCCTGCAGTGATCCCATCAGCTGCTTTATGCCACCATCAATGTGTGGGTCACTCCTTGCCCCAAACCCAAGAAATGATGTTTTTAGCTGGCAGAAATGCTTTGCTTAGGAGGACACATTAAGACCACAGATAAGCCACTCCTTCCTAAATTATGATTATTAATACAACTCCCAGGCCAAAAAAGTGGTTCAGCCCCCCAGATTAACCTCTGAAAACAGCGCTGGATGAAAGTTTGGATCTGGTAGAACTAACGTTACTCAATGCCTTGGTTTGGAAAAAAGGTCAGAGCTTGTGGTACATACGCTCCAGTCCTCCCCTGGCAGCAAACTCCCACTCCTCCTCCGCCAGGAGCCTCTTCCCTTTCCAGGCGCAGAACGCCTGTGCGTCATTCCAGCTGACGTGCAGCACGGGGTAATCCAGCCTGTCCTTTATGGTGGAGCCAGGGCCTGCGGGCTGGAAAGAATTGCATCAAACAGACtgtaattgattttataaacttttcaattaaaaaggGAATAAAGGATAGAACCGACCAAGGCAGGGAATGTACAGCGATCAGggatgctatttttttccccatttttggtTGATCAGGCTCAGCACACACTAATGTGCATGCTGCCAGCATGGAGAGGACTCGCCACATCGGGTTTTTACTCACCTGTCGCCAAAAAGCCTTCTCAATGGGCAGCCACCAAGGGGCAGACTGGGAAAGAAACGACACCAGATTAAAGCCAAACTGGTGACACCCCTCCAACACCATCCTACAGCAAGCGTGGGTAAAAAAGAGCGCTTGTTAGTCTGGAAATGTTAAACACTGCCGTTTCAGCTGGGTTATCATGGGCATTTTGATAGTGCTTTCCAACAGAGTAGAGGCGTctgcttttaaaagtgaaaacagaTCAAGAAGCCCATGCTCTTtagtttttctattttaaggtTTGATTAATAAAGTACTTTGAAACGTACTTTGCTCTCTCCCTGCTCACTGGAGCATCTCGTGAGTCCAGCCTAGCAGTGTTTGGAGAAGATGTAAGCAGAGGAGCACCATAAATCAACCCAGGCTCAACCCTGCTGTtagtttcaaaagcaaaacaacccaAGACTAAAGAAAACTCACTGAGAATGGCCAGGCTCTGCGCTGAGAGGTAGCTGTTACTCAGTGGAAAGCAATACCAGCAAGGGTCTCCCctcctacttttttttctttaattaaaacagagagGTCAAACAGGGATGTGATCAGAAATACCATTGCATCATCATCACTGAAACTCATCCCCGTGGGATTTAGATTTACCTCCAGTTTTcgggtgactttttttttcagctcttcagaCACGAAATCCTCAAAGACAAAACTCCAGCCAAACGCTTCGgcttctgttttgtatttcttttctctaacAAACTCCCTGGCATAAATATAACATGCTCAGGCATCTTCAAGAGTCACACCACCAAATATAGCAGTCTGCACACACACCAAGTTCAGAGCAAGGCAAAACatacaaaacctaaaaaaacaccccatgtGGGAGAGTCCCGtctcctcccagcacagctccagtCGTAGGTTTAACAGATAAAACTGTCTGATTTGCATCTGTTCACAGATCTAATGTTTTTACGTTACCTATGCAGGTAAACTCACCCTGCGCTCTCATCTACCGTGAAATGTGACAATTGCACAGATCAAAAATCCCTTCAAAGCCACTAAAGCCTATGGCTGCCGTTAGTTACACATCCCCAAAACGCAAAAAAATGCCATGTACCAAATAATCTCACCCTGCTTCTGTCCCATTTGTTTCCCCATTGCCTAAGCTGCaggggggaaaggagaaaaggacaggggaaaaggagaaaaaggggaggggggaaaggaggaaaaaaaaaaggaggaaaaaaaaaaaaagataaaaagggaaaaatttgCAAGCTATGCTGGTAAATTGCTTCAGCTTGCACCCACAGAGATGATTTATTACtgacaagctttttttttgttttaatgaaaggGCTGGGAGCACCCAAGCCTTGGCTTTCGGGCCACGGGAGCCAGCCCAAGACCCAGCACCCACACTCTGGTGCTCCCCGAGCACCTGCGAGGCAGCAGTGCCAAACCTCCGCGCTTACCTGAAATCTCTGTTGGTGACAGGGTATTTGTCAACAGCAAATGGCTTCACCGTCACCTCCCTGACGGGCCCCTCTTCATTCCTCTTCTCTGGGGAGCCAGATCCCATCTGAAAGGTCCCACCTGGCAGCCGCACCATGCTGTCATCCTCCCCAGGTGCTGAAAGGTAAGAAAACTGTGAGGCCTTTCACTGTTGGGTCTGTGTTTTTGTTGGATAACAAGGTTTATAACATCCTGTCACATTTTCAGTGTCTCCCTTGGgaaaagcagggctccagccaGGCGAGGCAGCAcggcagcccctgccagctgACGGTTTGCTGCAGCTCCAGAGGGGCCCCATGCGGGGAGGAGAAATGGGGATCCTGTGGGAGGGCTAGTGGGTGCTGCCCCATGGGGGCCTCACCCACAGGGGTCTTCACCCATGTAGGTCCATCCACGGGCCCTTCACCCATGCAGACCTCACCCACGGGGACCTTCACCCATGTAGGCCTCACCCACGAGGGCCTACTCACCCATGTAGGCCCATCCATGGGGACCTTCACCCATGTAGGCCCATCCACGGGGCCCCTCACCTAGGGGGGCCTTCACCCAGGGGGGCCCATCACCCACAGGGCCCCTCACCCACGTAGGCACATCCACGGGGCCTTCACCCACGGGGCCCCTCACCCATGTAGGCCCATCCACGGGGGCCTCATCCACGGGCCCTTCACCCATGTAGGCCCATCCACGGGGCCCTACACCCATGTAGGCCTCACCCACGGGGGCCTTCACCCATGTAGGCCCATGCACAGAGGCCTCGCCCACGGGGCCTTCACCCACATAGGCCTTCACCCACAGGGGCCTCACCCACCTCACCCACGGGCCCTTCACCCATGTAGGCCCACCCACGGGGCCTTCACCCACAGGGCCCTCACCCACGGGGCCCTCCCCCCCGCAGGCCTCACCCGCTGGGGCCtcccccccgcggcccccccgcAGCGGTCCGCAGCAGGCCAGCAGCGCCAGCCCCACCACCGCCGCGGCCGCCATGCCAGGGCATGCAGCGCCGCCGGCCTCGGACGGGCCGCTCCCCGCCGGAAGGCGCCGCCCCGACCCGGAAGCAGCTGCGGACGGGCGGAAGCGCTTCCTGCTGGGAGCACCTCGCGTGGGCACGGAGGGGCAGCGCCGCTCGCGGGGGTTCAGGGCTAATTAATTAGAGACTTTCGCAGTCCGTGCCGAGGCGGGGGCCTGGGAAGCCCTTGGCACCCAGGCAGCCCGCGGGGCATTTCCCGGAAACTCCCAGAGGCGCGGGCAGCAGGCGGCACTGCGTTAAGCCTCGCGCTTATCTCAGTGTTCTAACGGGTCCCAGAACCCCGGCAGGCACACCCAGGAGCCCCAGTTTGCTCCCCTTAACGGGGGCCCAGGTTTGCTCCCTCCCTTACACAGcggccccctcagcccccctgGGCTGTAAACGACTCTTTCCCCCTTGGTGTAAAATTACTCAACGCAGACTGGTTGGTCAGCCGTGGCTCCGTGGGGAACAGGGCAGGTGCAAAGCTAAACCAGGACAGGTGAAGGCTGGGTAAGTGCCCACTGCAGGGGCAACCAAGCCCCCAGCGACCTGAGGCAAGGTCTCACAGCTGAAGGGCtctcttttaagaaaataataaaaaggttATTTTGTAGCCACTTAGCCAGCCACCTGTGACCAGGGAAGGAGACTCTTGCCTGCTGAAACCCAAATCACATTAAATCAGGTTAAAAGGGCGAGAGGGAACCAGCTCCCCTGCCACAAGCCCCACCACCACTCCACACGGGCTTgacccacagccacagctctgcctaGATCGGCTGCATTGTGAGTTGTCCCCAAGTTACAAGTCCACAGCAGCATCATTAAAAATGTGCCAGTTACAAGGATGACAACATGCAACAGCTGAAACCACTCTGCAGTAGGTAAACTCACCCAGCTTAATTCGTAAGCAGCTACAACACTACAAATGGATTGCAGAACCTTCAAAACCTTGGCCCAAGGGAGGTAAAGTTTTAAGTAACGGACACATGTAAAGCACAGAACATAACAGTTTATTGGGTAAAAAGGAAAGCAACTTCAGTTGTATGCTCCAGTgaaatcaaaaataaataactgatttttaGAGCCAAATATGTGAATGAATTGCTAGTATTTTGAGTGACCACATTTACCAAAAAGGGGCTGCTCGTTACAGCAAAGTAACCTCCATCACTGGGAGAATCCATTCCAGCTAAGGAAAGCACCTTGGGGTGGATTCCCTGAAGACATCTCACAGGGCACTGCCAGAGCCGACCACCAACGACAACAGCTGATCCACCTCAGCCTTTAAGAGAGGACATTCCAGCTCGCATGATTTCATCCACCAGAAGAATGTTGCTAGCGATCACTGTGCTAGAAATATTAAGTGGTGTTAGAACAGCAGTTTTGACATAGTTCAGACTCAGCTTCATTTCTGCCTCTCTAGACAGCTTCCTCTACACGGGACCCCTCCATTCCACAATATTCTATCCATTTCAACGATCAGACACCCACCACTTTTTAAAGCGAAAATACCGGAACATTTACCATGAATG contains these protein-coding regions:
- the SUMF2 gene encoding inactive C-alpha-formylglycine-generating enzyme 2 isoform X1, with translation MAAAAVVGLALLACCGPLRGGRGGEAPAAPGEDDSMVRLPGGTFQMGSGSPEKRNEEGPVREVTVKPFAVDKYPVTNRDFREFVREKKYKTEAEAFGWSFVFEDFVSEELKKKVTRKLESAPWWLPIEKAFWRQPAGPGSTIKDRLDYPVLHVSWNDAQAFCAWKGKRLLAEEEWEFAARGGLEQRMYPWGNKFQANRTNLWQGNFPRVDTAEDGYHGVSPVAAFPPQNSYGLYDLLGNTWEWTASEYLTPGLSSRQRAQNMQVLRGASWIDTADGSANHKACVTTRMGNTPDSASDNLSFRCAVDIPPATAEKSRTKPEL
- the SUMF2 gene encoding inactive C-alpha-formylglycine-generating enzyme 2 isoform X2, with the translated sequence MAAAAVVGLALLACCGPLRGGRGGEAPAAPGEDDSMVRLPGGTFQMGSGSPEKRNEEGPVREVTVKPFAVDKYPVTNRDFRMVLEGCHQFGFNLVSFLSQSAPWWLPIEKAFWRQPAGPGSTIKDRLDYPVLHVSWNDAQAFCAWKGKRLLAEEEWEFAARGGLEQRMYPWGNKFQANRTNLWQGNFPRVDTAEDGYHGVSPVAAFPPQNSYGLYDLLGNTWEWTASEYLTPGLSSRQRAQNMQVLRGASWIDTADGSANHKACVTTRMGNTPDSASDNLSFRCAVDIPPATAEKSRTKPEL